A genomic region of Zea mays cultivar B73 chromosome 6, Zm-B73-REFERENCE-NAM-5.0, whole genome shotgun sequence contains the following coding sequences:
- the LOC100276040 gene encoding UDP-D-xylose:L-fucose alpha-1,3-D-xylosyltransferase MGP4 codes for MSLHQRPHQKPPAAGDSLPVSSPTASTAASRPHPLLTLPYLFSLLAVLLFVALLVPWGPAARPPSSSSSWRSYTLQDAAASAAAAGNGTVLLAAVSGPYLPFLSNWLISVRRAGRADQVLVIAEDYETLDRINAAWPGHAVLVPPAPDAQTAHKFGSQGFFNFTSRRPRHLLQILELGYSVMYNDVDMVWLADPFAYIVENHDVYFMDDMAPVKPLDHSHELPPPGKKGRTYICSCMLFLRPTEGAKLLLRKWIEELKEQPWSKQRKSNDQPAFNWALNKTAGQVDVYLLPQSAFPTGGLYFKNKKWVKETKGKHVIIHNNYITGFEKKIKRFRDHGLWLVDEHSDESPLGRI; via the exons ATGTCGCTCCACCAGCGGCCGCACCAGAAGCCGCCGGCCGCGGGCGACTCTCTCCCAGTTTCCTCCCCAACCGCCTCCACCGCCGCATCACGCCCGCACCCCCTCCTCACACTCCCCTACCTCTTCTCCCTCCTTGCGGTTCTCCTGTTCGTTGCACTCCTCGTGCCCTGGGGCCCAGCAGCGCGCCCgccctcgtcctcgtcctcgtggCGTTCCTACACCCTCCAGGATGCCGCCGCCTCGGCTGCCGCAGCGGGAAACGGCACCGTGCTCCTCGCTGCTGTCTCCGGACCGTACCTCCCCTTCCTCTCCAATTGGCTCATCAGCGTCCGTCGCGCCGGCCGCGCGGATCAGGTGCTCGTCATCGCCGAGGACTACGAGACCCTCGACCGCATCAATGCCGCCTGGCCAGGACACGCCGTCCTCGTGCCCCCCGCGCCCGATGCCCAGACCGCCCACAAATTCGGATCTCAG GGGTTCTTCAACTTCACCTCGCGCCGTCCACGGCACCTGCTGCAGATCCTTGAGCTCGGGTACAGCGTCATGTACAACGACGTCGACATGGTGTGGCTTGCCGACCCGTTCGCTTACATCGTCGAGAATCACGACGTGTACTTTATGGACGATATGGCTCCT gtgaaacCACTTGATCATTCACATGAATTGCCACCACCCGGGAAGAAAGGGCGTACATATATTTGCAGCTGCATGCTATTCCTCAGGCCCACTGAAGGTGCCAAGCTCCTGTTAAGGAAGTGGATCGAGGAGCTTAAGGAGCAGCCCTGGTCGAAGCAAAGGAAGTCAAATGATCAGCCAGCATTCAACTGGGCTTTGAACAAGACTGCCGGGCAG GTTGATGTTTACCTCCTGCCTCAGTCTGCATTTCCAACCGGAGGCCTATATTTCAAGAATAAAAAATGGGTCAAGGAGACAAAGGGCAAGCATGTCATTATACATAATAACTACATCACTGGGTTTGAGAAGAAGATAAAGCGGTTCCGGGATCATGGGTTGTGGTTGGTAGATGAGCACAGCGATGAGTCACCGCTTGGCAGAATCTGA